From Staphylococcus delphini, one genomic window encodes:
- a CDS encoding Hsp20/alpha crystallin family protein: protein MAFDMRPFNHSFFNMEPSDFFKDFGRHMLLDDAFTTSQIRTDIKELDDAYVVEAELPGMDKENIQLKFENNVLTIAAQNTVEDRKEDEAGRIIRQERHFSNMQRQFTFNNVDESNIKASYQNGMLNVTLGKRTPGRSTNSDIPID from the coding sequence ATGGCTTTTGATATGAGACCTTTCAATCATTCATTTTTCAATATGGAACCTAGTGATTTCTTCAAAGATTTCGGACGTCATATGTTGTTAGACGACGCATTCACAACTTCTCAAATTAGAACAGATATTAAAGAGCTGGACGATGCTTATGTTGTTGAAGCAGAATTACCAGGTATGGATAAAGAAAACATTCAATTAAAATTTGAAAACAACGTCTTAACCATCGCAGCACAAAACACTGTAGAAGATCGTAAAGAAGATGAAGCAGGACGCATCATTCGACAAGAGCGTCACTTCAGCAACATGCAACGACAATTTACTTTCAATAACGTAGACGAAAGCAATATTAAAGCGTCTTATCAAAACGGCATGTTAAATGTCACATTAGGTAAACGCACACCAGGTCGTTCTACAAACTCTGATATTCCTATCGACTAA